A genomic segment from Nicotiana tabacum cultivar K326 chromosome 7, ASM71507v2, whole genome shotgun sequence encodes:
- the LOC107814587 gene encoding protein unc-13 homolog, with protein sequence MAPTTTTMTQHPRHANTIGEDVVSVDVDLVWPFENLDGLHRDDFRDAAYEIFFTACRSSPGFGGRTAVSYHNPSEGGDGSGSGAGSTSPGSPVKPSGVGMAVTSKVKTALGLKMLKRSRSRRASSFGGTPSSPGGGASPKVAFTVPQARARRPMTSAEIMRRQMRVSEQSDSRLRKTLMRTLVGQMGRRAETIILPLELLRHLKPSEFNDSHEYHQWQKRQLRILEAGLLLHPSIPIERSNTIAKRFREIIKAADTKAIDTGKNSETMRALCNSVVSLAWRTIDNSPTDICHWADGFPLNIHIYTALLTSVFDLKDDTMVLDEVDELLELMKKTWTILGINRSIHNLCFTWVLFEQYIVTGQVEPDLLGASMIMLSTEVANDAKKVDREPIYVKMLASVLTSMRQWSEKRLVNYHENFNRGSVGLMENNLPLLFSATKILEEDVPGYTSASFEKGEELTDDSAGDKVGNFIRSSMRNAFAKMLEEMSIDGASFELQEVSQTLIKLANETEELAAKEKEIFSPVLKKWHPVAAGIAAVALHSCYGTLLKQYLTGATLLTKETVLVLQRAGKLEKYLIQMVVEDSDECEDGGKAIVREMDPYEVDSIIMNLLRKWIQERLKKGKEIIMRAKETETWNPKSKSEPYAQSAVDLMRHAKEAVDNFFEIPMVISEDLVGDLADGFEHLFKEYVTFVTSCGSKQSYIPTLPPLTRCSQDSRFSKLWKMAICSVGAEDQNQHLNDEGNHPRLSTSRGTQRLYIRLNTLHYFLLQLHSLDKTLSLSSKIVPSPRSRHSKNRQIGSYSYFDHTRSAIQVAVQHVSEVAAYRLIFFDSHSVFYGSLYIRDVENTRIRPALRALKQNLTLLCAILTDRAQPLALKEVMKASFEAYLMVLLAGGSKRIFSRGDHQIIEEDFESLKRVFCTCGEGLIVEDVVDTEAETVEGVIALMGQSTEQLVEDFSIVACEASGMGVVGSGQKLPMPPTTGRWNRSDPNTILRVICHRNDKVANQFLKKTFQLAKRRPY encoded by the exons ATGGCACCTACTACGACCACCATGACACAACATCCTCGCCATGCAAATACAATTGGCGAAGATGTCGTGTCCGTTGACGTTGACCTTGTTTGGCCATTTGAAAATCTTGACGGTCTTCACCGTGATGATTTTCGGGACGCGGCTTACGAGATATTCTTCACCGCATGTCGGTCATCGCCAGGGTTTGGAGGTAGGACGGCAGTCTCGTATCATAATCCGTCGGAAGGAGGAGATGGAAGCGGGTCCGGGGCTGGATCTACCAGTCCTGGATCACCGGTGAAGCCATCCGGGGTTGGGATGGCCGTGACCAGCAAGGTGAAAACGGCATTAGGgttgaaaatgttgaagcggTCACGATCACGGAGAGCTAGTTCTTTTGGCGGCACGCCGTCATCGCCTGGCGGCGGTGCGAGCCCAAAGGTGGCATTCACGGTGCCACAGGCGAGGGCACGGAGGCCGATGACGTCGGCTGAGATTATGAGGCGGCAGATGAGAGTATCAGAGCAAAGTGATAGTAGGCTACGTAAAACTCTTATGAGAACTCTTGTAGGCCAA ATGGGGAGACGAGCAGAGACAATTATCTTGCCATTAGAGTTATTACGCCACCTTAAACCATCTGAATTCAACGATTCTCACGAGTACCATCAATGGCAAAAACGTCAACTCAGAATCCTAGAAGCAGGACTTCTTCTTCACCCTTCTATCCCAATAGAAAGATCAAACACAATCGCAAAACGTTTCAGAGAAATTATTAAAGCTGCTGATACAAAGGCAATTGACACCGGCAAAAATTCAGAGACAATGAGAGCACTATGTAATTCAGTAGTATCTTTAGCCTGGAGAACAATTGATAATTCCCCTACTGATATTTGTCATTGGGCTGATGGATTTCCTTTAAATATCCACATTTATACAGCTCTTTTAACCTCTGTTTTCGATCTAAAAGACGATACTATGGTCCTCGATGAAGTTGATGAGCTTCTTGAATTGATGAAAAAAACATGGACAATTTTAGGTATTAATAGATCAATTCATAACTTGTGTTTTACTTGGGTGTTATTCGAACAATATATCGTAACGGGCCAAGTTGAACCTGATCTTCTTGGTGCATCAATGATTATGTTAAGTACTGAAGTTGCTAATGATGCTAAGAAAGTGGACAGAGAGCCTATTTATGTTAAGATGTTGGCAAGTGTTTTGACATCAATGAGACAATGGTCAGAGAAAAGATTGGTTAATTACCATGAAAATTTTAACAGAGGTAGTGTTGGATTAATGGAAAATAATCTTCCTCTCTTGTTTTCGGCCACGAAAATATTAGAGGAAGATGTTCCTGGATATACATCTGCTAGTTTTGAGAAAGGGGAAGAACTTACTGATGATTCAGCTggagataaagttggtaactttatTCGTTCATCTATGAGGAATGCATTCGCTAAG ATGTTGGAAGAAATGAGCATAGATGGTGCAAGTTTTGAGTTGCAAGAAGTGAGTCAAACACTGATTAAGTTAGCCAATGAAACTGAAGAATTAGCAGCTAAGGAGAAGGAAATATTTAGTCCTGTCCTTAAGAAATGGCATCCTGTTGCAGCAGGAATAGCAGCTGTGGCATTACATTCTTGCTATGGAACTTTGTTAAAGCAATACCTAACCGGCGCAACTTTGCTCACTAAAGAGACAGTCTTGGTATTGCAAAGGGCTGGaaaacttgaaaagtatttaaTCCAAATGGTTGTTGAGGATTCTGATGAATGTGAAGATGGAGGCAAAGCTATAGTTAGGGAAATGGATCCTTATGAAGTTGATTCAATTATAATGAATCTATTGAGAAAATGGATTCAAGAAAGGTTGAAGAAAGGGAAGGAGATTATTATGAGAGCAAAAGAAACTGAA ACATGGAATCCAAAATCCAAAAGTGAGCCATATGCACAATCAGCAGTCGATTTAATGAGACATGCCAAAGAAGCTGTTGACAATTTCTTTGAAATTCCAATGGTCATTTCAGAGGATTTAGTAGGTGATCTTGCTGATGGATTTGAACATCTATTCAAAGAATATGTTACCTTTGTCACATCATGTG GGTCAAAACAAAGTTATATTCCTACACTTCCTCCTCTAACAAGATGTAGTCAAGATTCAAGGTTTTCCAAACTGTGGAAGATGGCTATTTGCAGTGTAGGAGCAGAAGATCAAAACCAGCATTTAAATGATGAAGGCAATCATCCCCGCCTCTCAACAAGTCGCGGGACACAACGCCTATATATCAGGCTTAACACATTACATTACTTTCTTCTGCAACTCCATTCACTTGACAAAACACTATCACTCTCCTCAAAGATTGTCCCTTCTCCAAGAAGTCGTCACAGCAAGAATCGACAAATTGGAAGCTATTCCTATTTTGATCACACGCGTTCAGCCATCCAAGTAGCTGTACAACATGTATCAGAAGTTGCAGCTTATCgtctcattttcttcgattctcACTCTGTATTCTACGGTAGCCTCTACATCAGGGACGTTGAGAATACACGTATTCGACCAGCTTTAAGGGCACTTAAGCAAAACCTCACTCTTTTATGCGCGATTCTCACTGACAGGGCTCAACCATTGGCCTTAAAAGAAGTAATGAAGGCATCATTTGAGGCATATCTTATGGTTTTACTAGCAGGAGGAAGCAAAAGAATCTTTTCGAGGGGCGATCATCAGATAATAGAGGAAGATTTTGAGAGCTTAAAGAGGGTGTTTTGTACTTGTGGTGAAGGATTGATAGTTGAAGATGTTGTGGACACAGAAGCTGAGACAGTAGAAGGAGTAATAGCTTTAATGGGACAATCAACTGAACAATTAGTTGAAGATTTCAGCattgtagcttgtgaagctaGTGGAATGGGAGTTGTGGGGTCAGGACAGAAACTACCTATGCCTCCAACAACAGGAAGATGGAACAGATCAGATCCTAATACAATCTTGAGGGTAATTTGTCATAGAAATGATAAAGTTGCTAATCAATTCTTGAAAAAAACATTCCAATTAGCAAAGAGAAGGCCATATTGA